A single Sulfurimonas aquatica DNA region contains:
- the purB gene encoding adenylosuccinate lyase, producing the protein MVERYSRPEMAEKWTQHARYAAWLEVEKAAVKAWAKLGKIPQEDADKIVKNATFSVERIEEIEAVTKHDLIAFNTSVSESLGEESRWFHYGMTSSDAVDTGVALQMKASLEIIIADVKMLMASIKTRAEEHKLTLMVGRSHGIHGEPITFGLTLAVWYDEMARHLLNLEQTMDVISVGQISGAMGNFAHAPLELEEYAMAELGLKPEPCSNQVVHRDRYARLATALASMASSIEKFAVQVRHLQRTEVYEAEEFFAKGQKGSSAMPHKRNPILTENITGLARMIRSYAMPAMENVALWHERDISHSSTERFWLPDAFITTNFMLHRMNSVISKLTVYPENMMKNLNLTGGLVFSQRVLLELPLQGVSREDAYKIVQRNAMKVWEEIQQGKPTTNEAGESLYLNHLLADEELRNSLSEEQIRECFNYDYYTKNVDNIFKRVFK; encoded by the coding sequence ATGGTAGAGAGATATTCAAGACCAGAGATGGCAGAAAAATGGACACAACATGCAAGATATGCAGCATGGCTAGAAGTTGAAAAAGCAGCTGTAAAAGCTTGGGCTAAACTTGGAAAGATTCCTCAAGAAGACGCAGATAAAATTGTAAAAAACGCAACATTCTCAGTAGAGAGAATCGAAGAGATAGAAGCTGTAACTAAACATGACTTAATAGCGTTTAATACAAGTGTTAGTGAATCTCTTGGAGAAGAGTCTAGATGGTTTCACTATGGTATGACATCTTCAGATGCAGTAGATACTGGAGTAGCTCTTCAGATGAAAGCTTCTTTAGAGATTATTATCGCTGACGTAAAAATGCTTATGGCATCTATCAAAACAAGAGCAGAGGAACACAAGCTTACATTAATGGTTGGTCGTTCACACGGTATTCATGGTGAGCCAATTACATTTGGTTTAACTCTAGCTGTTTGGTATGATGAAATGGCTCGTCACTTGCTAAACCTAGAGCAGACTATGGATGTTATATCTGTAGGTCAGATCTCTGGTGCAATGGGTAACTTTGCTCACGCTCCATTAGAACTTGAAGAGTATGCAATGGCTGAGCTTGGTCTAAAACCTGAACCTTGTTCAAACCAAGTTGTTCACCGAGATAGATATGCAAGACTTGCAACGGCGTTAGCATCTATGGCTTCTTCTATAGAGAAGTTTGCTGTACAAGTAAGACACCTACAACGTACAGAAGTATATGAGGCTGAGGAGTTCTTTGCAAAAGGACAAAAGGGAAGCTCTGCTATGCCTCACAAACGTAACCCTATCCTAACAGAAAACATAACTGGACTTGCTCGTATGATTCGCTCTTATGCTATGCCTGCTATGGAGAACGTTGCGTTATGGCATGAGCGTGACATCTCTCACTCATCTACTGAGCGTTTTTGGTTACCAGATGCATTTATCACAACTAACTTTATGCTTCACCGTATGAACAGCGTTATATCTAAACTAACTGTTTATCCAGAGAACATGATGAAAAACTTAAACCTAACAGGTGGACTAGTTTTCTCTCAGCGTGTTTTACTTGAACTTCCACTTCAAGGCGTATCTCGTGAAGATGCATATAAAATAGTTCAAAGAAATGCAATGAAAGTTTGGGAAGAGATTCAACAAGGAAAGCCTACTACAAATGAAGCTGGTGAATCACTATACCTTAACCACTTATTAGCAGATGAAGAGTTAAGAAACTCACTTAGCGAAGAGCAAATTCGTGAGTGTTTTAACTATGATTATTACACTAAGAATGTTGACAACATTTTCAAACGCGTTTTTAAATAA